A part of Anolis sagrei isolate rAnoSag1 chromosome 3, rAnoSag1.mat, whole genome shotgun sequence genomic DNA contains:
- the LOC137096572 gene encoding transmembrane and coiled-coil domain-containing protein 5B-like — MQTTKGKTTQQARLQTKRDSLTDETIPKEAKETKETKETGLKDILAEIVKLSDKEDKQHKELQEVMQKMNKDLKEDIGKLREDVDKMKKENQKITQNQGKIEYRVNKVESSTQKIQHQMDQIENRELEYHLRVRNLVESKE, encoded by the coding sequence ATGCAAACCACTAAAGGGAAAACAACACAACAAGCAAGACTACAAACCAAAAGAGATTCATTGACAGATGAGACAATTCCAAAAGAAGCCAAAGAAACCAAAGAAACAAAAGAGACGGGACTTAAAGACATCCTAGCAGAGATTGTTAAACTATCAGACAAAGAAGACAAACAACATAAAGAATTACAGGAAGTAATGCAAAAAATGAATAAAGATCTAAAAGAAGACATTGGGAAACTAAGGGAAGATGTAGATAagatgaaaaaagaaaaccaaaaaatcACCCAAAATCAAGGCAAAATAGAATATCGAGTCAATAAAGTGGAAAGCTCTACCCAGAAAATCCAGCACCAGATGGACCAGATAGAGAATAGAGAATTAGAATACCACCTACGGGTGAGGAACCTGGTAGAATCAAAGGAATGA